A genomic segment from Rubidibacter lacunae KORDI 51-2 encodes:
- a CDS encoding 2Fe-2S iron-sulfur cluster-binding protein translates to MTQTYSVEIRHQGNTHTIQVPADRTVLDAAHEAGIDLPSSCTAGVCTTCAALLLSGEVDQSEGMGVSPELQAEGYALLCVAFPRSDLKLESEKEDLVYQRQFGAAR, encoded by the coding sequence ATGACACAAACCTACTCGGTTGAAATTCGCCACCAAGGCAATACGCATACGATTCAGGTGCCTGCCGATCGCACTGTCCTCGACGCCGCTCATGAAGCTGGCATCGACCTGCCGAGTTCCTGCACGGCTGGCGTTTGCACGACTTGTGCCGCCCTCCTGCTCTCCGGCGAAGTCGACCAGTCAGAGGGCATGGGCGTTTCCCCAGAACTGCAAGCTGAAGGCTACGCTCTCCTTTGCGTTGCTTTTCCGCGCTCCGATCTCAAGCTCGAATCTGAGAAGGAGGATCTTGTGTACCAGCGACAATTCGGAGCGGCCCGCTAG